DNA sequence from the Anthonomus grandis grandis chromosome 9, icAntGran1.3, whole genome shotgun sequence genome:
GCGTCAAAGTTTTCGGTCCACTTAGTAAGTAATACTATAGGTGTAGACAATATTAATCTGAAAATGCTTGCATTTGTCTTTCCAGAATTGATGGAACGTTTTACGTCTATTATTACTTTATGTATTACAACATTATTGTTTTTCATTCATTATTCATTATTgtttcattcattcattcattgaTTGCCATAAGAGCACGTCAGTTTAAAAGTCATCCATTGAATACTCAACGGATAGATCCACCAAAAGCGAAGACTACAAGAGAACGACAAGCAGACAAGAGAGAGAGCGGGGTAAGACTTCGGACGACTCCTCTAAGTTCCTTAAACCCCATATTAAATCCCGTACTGATCCCAGACTAGCAAAATCACTCCAAACCCCGATCTGGGAGCTGGCAAAGCGCCACCCCAGAGTGCGGAAATTAGGCAAAGCGAGGAAAGCGTACGCAAACTCGAGGAGAAAATTCGGGAACGAGATTTGCAAATTGAGAGAAACGCAAACGAAATGTATGAGATTAAACTTAGATCTCTTCTCTCAGATCATCGAGAGAGTACAATTGTTTGAACAAAAGATAAATAAGTTAATCTCTGAAAACCAATCTCTCAATGGGCAGATCTCGGACTTGAAATGCAAACTCGGGGAGGTGTTGACTCAAAACGAAACCCTTACCATCAAAAATTCCGAACTCAAAGAGAAACTGACGGCACAGGGGGGTCTGGCTAGTGATGATAATCAAAAGGaacgtaaaaataaaagaaccagGGAAGACGCGAGCCTGTCTCCGCCCTCACAAGACAGAGGCGAGCCGGCCTCGGAAATGGTTCACCCTGAAATAACAACAAACAGGGAGCCAGTCCCCTCAACATCGTCAGTGTCAGATCCCATCCAAAACTCCACCGAAAATCCTacgccaaaattaaaaaaaaatccactgtACATGCCCTTAAACGACCTTTCACGAGCACTGATTCCATCACAAATATTAACAAAGTCCCAAAAGTAGTGTTAAGAGACACAAAAAACTGGGCCGCAAAATACAagttattttgtgaaaaaaaaataaacatcgtaAAAGTCCAGAAAGACAGATTGGGATTAGCGCTCTTTCCCAAAACTCCTAACGACCACCGGGCACTAACAGGACTTCTCAAGGAGGAgggaatggaattccattcctTCTTCCTTGAGGAGGACAGGAAACTGAACGTGATATTGAGAGGACTTGACCAAAAAACTTCAAGCTAGAAGAGGTCGAGGAGGAGCTGAGAGCGATGGGGTTTGAGCCGGAGGAACTGGGCTGGCTTAAAACCAGCCCACAGACCTCATCAGATTCCTCGTCCCCAAAGAACAGGAGAATTTGTTTGAAATTGATAACATTTTAAAGATTAGGGTCCGCGTTGAGCGCTTAAGGACTCAGACTATTGCAAACAGGAAGCAAATTGGGCAGTGTCATCGCTGCCAGGAATATGGTCATTTACTGAGTAATTGCAACGCAAAGCCGCGTTGCCACAAGTGCAAGGGCAAACATTTCTATTCAGAATGTGTAAAAAATAGAGCAACCCCGGCTGAGTGTTGCAATTGCGGCGGTGACCATCCGGCGAGCTAATGGCGCTGCCCAAAAAacccaaatataaaaaacacaaacaaccaaaaaaaaagcttCGCTGAGACCTTGAGAACGACCGACTCGGACTCTAATAACAGGAGGGCGGAGCCAAAGAATGGCAATACATCATCGTACATGAAACGGCCCGAGCTATCAGTTAAAAACACAAATCTCCTAGATCTCTTAAGTTTGGCCGACGGgatcctggaaaaaaaatcgataactTAATGGCAAAACTGGAGAAATTAAACTCCAACCCGGCGATCAAACTATTGCTGGGAGTCGAGGTCTAGGTTCTCGCAGTGTCCGTTCGTTTCCTTCCTAACATGTCCAAATCCCAATTCCCATCCTTAATAACCACACAAAAATAAACCTCATACAAAACCCAATCCAACCGGCAAAAACCTAATTTATCATCAAAAAGCACCGTAAAGGACCGGTTACGTTCACACCTCCGCCCGACCTTTTCTCGCTAGCCAAAAGTTCCGCAATCTGAGGGGGCGTGGTCTGCTCCACAGGCTCGCGTCCAATACCATCACACCCAGACCTCATAAATACATGCAAACCTATCCCGACCAGTCGGTTCCTATTCTCCGAGCAAGTCAAAAGTCCAAGCACCTAGATGCGACccagaattataaaaagatgGCGCCTAATCTCAACGAAAGGATCAATCAAAAGACCCGCAAGAGATTCGCTGCTAGACCGGAAGTATCAGTGCaaagatgatgatgatgatgtgTTACAACTAAATCATATATTCAGATATCTGGAAAATGGCAAAATGTAATTCCGATACCCAAAAAGGATACTGCAACTTAGACCTGTAAGTTTGCTTCCCATGTCAAAGGTTCTGGAAAGAATTGTTGCTTCTCAACTTTCTAATTTTCTTCCACAAAATAATACTCTTACACAGTCTGGTTTCATACACATCAGTGACTTTTATTATGTCCACAGCACAACAGCCTAGCTGAAAGTCACTCATGATATTTTTACAGATCTTGACAGAGTATTGAATACTTCTTTAGTACTACCGGATTTCAGCAAAGTCTTTGGTATTCTGAATCATAGTCTTTTGTGTGGAAAACATTCTTATTTTGGGTTGTCTAAGGAAGCTGccgaattttttttaagttgtttgtTAAATCGCAAACAGAGGGCGATATACAGGGGTAAAGATTCAAGTTATTTGACGAATTCAGGAGGCATTCCTTAGGGTAGACTTtcataactatttaaaatattcaaagtatCAGTCATATGCCGATGATTCCCAAATTTATTCTTTCAGTTGCTAATCTGGCGCAGAAAATGAATGATGaccttaaaaacattttaaatatttccagaACCCACTCCCTACTTTTGAATAAAGCAAAAACAGAagtcaaagggtaactaaaatagtttcggtcatccttggtcttaaaaatattactaatgggtaaaaattccaattttttttgcagaaagaTTGGTTTTGAATGACAACTAAAATTTACTGATTTTTGTCGTACCTTAGGAATTCTTGAAGATGacttattttcattaattttgattCACTTGTTGTCCACTATTTCATATTGCAATGTCCTTTACGATTGGTATTAAGGTAAGAAAATAGGATTTTCCTGCAAAGGATACAGAATTAGCGTATATAAGATTTGCATATGGACTGCGAAAATTTGATCATGTATCAAATAGTTTGCGTGATTCTCACTGGTTGAATCTGGATGAGCGTTTTAAATTACATATGGCTTGTCTtgttcttaaattaaatatgagtCTAGCTTACCTTCTTTCATTTCTAATAGTTAATTAAACGTGAAAATATCAGTAATTGTCTCACAGCATCTGGCTCTCTTATTTCTAGACACTACACTGCCTCAttacagaaattatttttaaacaataccgtaataatatttaatgctaTTCCCACCAAAATCAAATTACTTAGGGGTAGTCagatatttataagaaaaaatgatTAAACGATGTTTTATCACTTAGAACGTAAGCTGTACGATTTTTCTTTTGTCTGTTCAAGGAaacagtataatttttattattatttaggtttaatattattatttaagacgGTTGCGTAAAAAAGCATATATCTAATATGAACGTCGCCATCAATAGAATAATTACTAacgtaaaatttatttctttatcataaataaagacactattattatcatttttgaaaaagaccTCTAGCTCGACCAATTAGTCGTACCATCATTAAGAGATATAAACATGCCAatattattgttgttattttgcaaaaaataaaaacagcaaatatCTATCAGACCACTATGCGTAATCATCAATTCCCCAATCTGTATTGATACGTTTTGCCTTAATGGTGCGGGCATAAAGTACACCGTATTAGCAATAGCCAATCAGTGATCGAATTTAAATACCTATTGCTAATCCGTTATACCTTTTGCCTGAATGCATCCCGGTCAATGTATACGCGTCTTTAGATATACCTAAACAACATAATTATACTCCAATCTGCACGGAGCTTGgagtgcggagctatttacatctgtgggtATACctatgtgaattttttttttaattaatttttaatgccaatatttttcaaattacccAATAtagaattataagaaaaaaattaataattgaaaaatttctgtttttaaaaattattacgaaTTGATTTAATCTAGCACTCTCTATCTTCTtaacatacaattttttataacatcattaatcattattttaatatcacttcctaaataactattattttttttgtctattatGTCTATGGGAAGCAATCAAAATTTGCCCAAATTAGCTTCATCCTTCACATGCTCTCTCTATTACACTGCGATGAAACCGATATAGTCGTGCGACGTCACATGTGTCAGTCGGTAAATAATTATATCCAACTTCTCTCCGTATCCACCTTTTGCAACGTGAAGttagaacatttttaaaaattcaaattctgGAAAccagaataaatattaaagtgtaAATCACAGCGTTTTATCGTTTTGAGCGcaatttaacattaataataatataaattactacaattttgTGATTGAATTTGCTACGTAATCTTTGATTTGTATGCCTAGGCACAAGGACATTtttcttttggattttggtaGTAGTATTTATTCATAATGTaaggcttaaaaaataatttatttgattgtTATACTTATCTATTTCCTATACTTTCATTCTACAATCAAAAACCTAATgaactattttattttccagCACATAAAATCAGAATTTCTAGAAGCATATACCCCCTTATACCAATACAGAGTTAAGAAATCAACAACACaaatataaaagtattattaagGATTACTATAGAGCCTCCATTATCCTAAGAACTTAGATGACACAAAAATAAACCAAACTCTTAAACATGGATCAGGAGCAGGATGGTATGTAAAAACACATATAACAATTAATCCAAAGAAGAATATAACAGTGTATATGGCTCTTAATCTGTTTACTGTTTAGATTGAATTCCTTTGGTATTAAAAATTGCGATTGTTTTGtttgcttttatattttcttcttttatacTGTGTTACAATAATGAATTAGTTAGCGAACATTCAATTCTGaacaaaaactaaacaagaGTCATGCTAAACTGAACTGTTaacatcaattttattttattggtattggctcatatttcctatattttatatattcctatatgtttttttatattttattccagattagTTCTAACCACATTCATTCAGATTTTGTATCATTAAGAATTCAATTCTTATAAAATCACTGTCCTGTcactctattttttaattaatgcatTTGTATTGAACagttgttattataataaaatattatacaatttaattCAAGATACAGTAACTGTTAAGGAAGAAGACAATGTTGACCCTACTGTGCTTTATTCCTGTGAAGCTTGTGATATCACTTTTACTTGTGTTGAGGAACACCTAGCAGAGTTTCATGAAGATGAGGAGGTTATATTGGTAAATATAtcaacaatacaaccaaatccataatatttgcttaaaatttgtattttcacAATTTAAGGAAACAGAAGAACCAGAGTCAGTAGATCAAGAAGACGACAATGAGgaagaaatcacagaaaataaTGGAGAGGATCCACATAATAGTATTGGAAAGTAAGTTTAAGCCATTGGGtactgtttgttttattaaatatataatctaATTTCCAGCTCCATAAGTCATGAAGAGAATGCACTACAGGAACCAAAACCAGTTTTAACTAAATATGTTGTGAATTTTGGTATGCTATTACATTCCttgttaaaatgtttattatattattttgtattattttaggAGAAGCCCGAGAAATAAGTGAAGAAGAAGCTTGTAACTTAGATAAGACAGTAAAAGTTCTAGAGATACTTTCGTGTTCGAATTGCAAGTTGCAGTTTCCAAATATCACTCATTTTAACAAACACATTTGCTCTAATATAtcagaatttacaaaaaaaaacacagcaAAACTTTTAGAGAAACATTCATGTCCAAATTGCTCATTGCAATTTTCAAATATCACTCAGCTTAGAGAACATAATTGTTGGAATATTGAATATGAAAACAAGGTGAACACATCTAATAAGCAGAGCAAATCTAtcacaaagaaaaagaagaaaacaaagaaGCCAGTGGTAGAAGAGAACAAAACtgttgaggtacaaaaatctaAGGTATGAATTCTGTTCTTCTCTTTGAATTGTCTATTTACAGTTCAAACAATGGTGACAAATATCCCTTACTTCTAAAGATTATgggttataatataatttaccattgttattttttttttaaattattcttatccAGAAATCGCTGGCTCAGAGTTATAGGGTTCTATCTCACAATTTAGGACTTTTATGAATTAATATCTCCCTAAGTTCTACGACAGCTatgtttatttgttaatataataaatagcaGTATCTCATAGAACATAGAACTAGATAACATAAATATGTCTTATATGTTACAAAGTTCTATGTTCTACATAAAACTGGGTAACTTAAATAATATCACAGTGTATTAATTTCATAAGTTCTATGTGACAACATATAACTTTTGCAATATTCAGGGCTTGTTTTGTAAACATTTCACACTACATAGGATTTTGttgcttttatttattgcaatcgCGCGTTAGaagttttttgtttgaaagTGATATTTATcttacaaagaaaaaacaaaatgaatatagaaTCTGGTGAAGAAGATCCATTTGCTGGATATGACAGCGATAGAGATAAAGAGTATGTCCCCTCGGAAAGCGacaggtaaatttaaattagtgaGGTTAGTAGAGATGTACGGATAGTATCTACTCAATACTTTAATATCTGATACATGCGAAGATTCGAAGTAATTGAATCCTTCGACCACAACTACTCGTTACTCGAATACTTGTTTAAATCCCAAATTTCCATGTCACCGGTGGCTGCTTATGcgtactaaatatattttataagtaaaatatggcAATATTGTTAATGAAATAAACCGCCGCCGATCGGCCCAACAATAatcttctaaaaataattttctaatatcTTACTAAAACTTGAGAATCCTCTattatactcaaaaaatataacaaacgcCAAAGCAAgccctaaatttaatataggtTTTCATATCAAATCTTAATATTTGGCTGTATATTCATTAGCAACTAACAAGTAGACACGTAATGATTACTTTGTAACGAATACAAAGTATCTGATACTTTGATATGAAGTATCAGTATCTACTCGATACTTATAAAAGTAATCGTTGCGCATCACTAGAGGTTAGGTTTACATACAATTATGTTTCcacttttatgtattttagcAGTGATGATAAGGTAAGTCTTAAAATACTGCAGCTAAAGCAAAAGGTGAAGCAATACTATAAAGCTACACTAAGTACAATGGCTGAAGCTATAATACGTCTTCTGTTTCCCAACATTTTCTACACTGTTTAACTTCAAGAaagaatgaattaaaaaatatagagaaagAAAACGAGATCCATCCAAAAGATCGAGAGTCATTATTGTCGAGCTGACACGTCAATAGAATACTGGGATCCAAGTCTTAATATTGCAAAACTTTATGATCATTATAGGGAGGAAATGGCCAAAAAAGGTGAAAGTGTCATTAAACTCCCCTACAATCGAGAAATTTACTCAACAGAGTTTAAACTTGATTTTCAACGACCAAAAAAGGATCGATGTGACGTTTGTGAATTACAAAGGATTGCAGGATAATGAGCAACAGGAGATTCATGGTGTATCGCGACAAGAATACGAAAAACACATTAGAAAAGAAGGCATGTCGAAACAAGAACATTGATAGAGAACATAAAGAAAAGGCAGTATTGTGTTTTGATCTTCAAAATGCCCTTACATAGTTTCTTTGGCAAGCAGATGATTGCAAAGTATAATTGTCAAATATTAGATTCCTGGTCACTCTTGTGTTCAGTAAGTTGATTCTACACATAGTGCAATGGCAAGGGTACTAAGCAAAGTGGAATATTACTCTCACTTATCagaattgttttaaaagttaatcGTCACAGGCACTACAAAATAATCCAAGTGAAAGCCACCAACTAAACTCCAAAACGTGTCCTTCAAACTACAATATGAGAAAGTACCTTTTCCAAATAGGCtgttacaattttcaaaatcaatGCCACATGTTGTATACTATAACCTAACATATTCAAGTAATATATTAAGTGagtgtaaaataaattacgaaTGTACCATGAAAAGTATCTTGTTCATCGAAGTGATACCCAGCAATGTATCAACAGATCTTCCAATTCATAAAAtagaagcattaaaatttaCGTCAAAGTGGAGGCCACTGACtagcaaaaactaaaaaattgttttttgtttaattttattatgtttttggCACTACTAAAATGTGTACTAGATCTTAAGTTCTATGTATTCCTTCATCAAATTTTTTCTTGATAATAAACTTCTAGGTCCCATAAAATACACTCATTGTTCTGTGTTTacctttaaacaaataaaagtttagattaCAAAGTTCTATGTTTCTTTGCTCTATCTGCCACTGAAGTATGTATCAACGCGATTTTAAGAAAGAAGAGCTTTATTTGTTAGTTAAATTCtatccaataattatttttatatttaaatacttttaaattaaacatacaATAATCCAacctttaaaatcaattttctcaaaaaccatattttataaCATAGGACCCTATAACTATTGACCCTATAGGAGCCAGtgaaatatatattatctaaTATTACCTGAATATTAATAAccgaaaaatatcaatttatgcttaaaaaaacatatctaAGAATTTCAACCACAGGAATATCAtgttgatttaattaaaaataatataacataatcTTATTATGTTGGttatacaataaattttatatatacagcCGAACGTACCCTGCCGCTATCAATGCGCTCTATGTATGGTAGACTATGCCAGTAAATCGGAACTTAAGGAACATATGAAATCCCACTTGATTTATGATAGCTCAGGTTAGAAATcccttgaaataaaaattttaaatacatataagGTTATTTTAAGGTTTGGTAAGCAAATCGATTATAACGATGTCCTTACACCCGTGTAATATTTGCGATATCAAATTTCCCACTTATAAAGAGATGCAATTACATGAGAAGATGCATTTACAACAAGAAGTGAGAGTATTttcatgtaaaatttatttaaacatgtaATTACtaaaatgaattatttgtttttctagCTTGAACTTACATACAGTACAGGTGGcaaacaaaacaatgaaaaacaaacaattCGTGAAACATTTAATTGCGACATTTGTAATAAAGTATATgataaaaattatgaagaaaTTCACATGAAATCACATCTTGACGGGATCGACAATCTTTGCTTGATTTGTAATAAAAGGTTCGAGCCAAGGGAAAACTTGGAAATGCATGTAAAAggtaaacttttaaaatgtactgtattttttattttatttttcagtatacTTTTTCAGCTCATTCCAAATcttcaaaattattatgttCCTATTGTAAAAAGACTTTTCCTAGATATGAGCTATTAAAACAACACGTGGAAACTCAATGCCAGAAGCGAGATTTTGAATGTTCATTTTGTGGCAGGAGATTTGCTAAACCCACCGATAAGGTGagtttttttaaggaaaagttttccatattatatatttttcagttAGAAGGTTGGTGAGTAGTGGGTTAGGCCTATGCATATATACTTTAACTCTTTTATATCTCAAATACATAATTGATACAGTGATTATATCTTAAACACAGTGATTTATATCTTAAAGTAacttatttccaataaaaaaatcagaactTTTAATTCCAGCTCCTGACTCTACTCTCCTTCTTCAATGTTCTTAAGGAATCGTATACACTCTGTTATAAGttacttaaacattttttaatctcTAGGCTATCCATGAACGAATCCACACCGGCGTAAAACCGCATGTATGCGAGGTTTGTGGAAAATCCTTTAGAATTAGTTACTGCTTGACATTACATATGCGGACACATACAGGAAACCGGCCATATGCTTGCACTTTTATGGCATGCAATAAACGGTAAATTTTACGAATTAGTTTTACCAAATTAAATCGGTTAACCTttgattatcaaatttttattagatatatttaataaccTTTAAATAAGTTGATTATTTTGttaagttatttataataaaaatcaatttagaaaatactatctcatacgctcaaatattgaaaagaagtatttaatgtaagttcaatatgtcttaaatacaataatttacttgaggtataatagatttttttatatacccaggagctgaggtttaatctattgaGCTTGTTTCTTGTCAATATcgtacttaattttattataaatattgatattggaAACTAacctacttatttaataaaactacctaatttgaaccaatgtttcggtagttatatatactaccgttatcaaggtaaaaaaaactaaattaaaaatatgaaaaaatatacttattttttacaatttttcgtCTACACTTTCTGTAAAGTTTGTTGTTAATTCGAGAATTGttacaatactttttttataatttgacgTTTGATTGATAGTTTGATAAactgttttgaaaaattacaaataattcaGGTTACTTctcttaaaattaaaggggtaTGATCTAATGTAATTTAATGAAAGAAGATacatgaataaaatatatttcaaattatcaATTAAGTTTCAGAATGCCCTGTTCTACCTCTCTCTTTAGCAAATGAATCCatgtattataaaaatcaacCGAATAAGTAGCTAGGCATTTATTTACTTAACGTACTCTATTTacttaacattataaatgcgctttcctttaatttacgtaattttgaaattggtttctttgctaaaattgaggaagcagtttattctatggttattgtcgaatgcatgttaTGTGATTTTGGATTTtcgaaaatcattgttttttattatttatcttcattaattctttttggtaatggtctacagaCTTCACCTATGTAGAATTGAAAGAATTAGTTTTTCTTAATAGATATCGTAGTGTCTTTTGCGATTTATAAATAGTTCTTATTCATATATCttctaaatacgtgaataagtctattttcatcttcttttcaatatttgagcgtatgagatattattttctaaattgatttttactataagtgaCGCAATACctaacaaaataagtaactcattatgaattcctcacaacaatacaaattttaacCTTTAAGTAGTTTCAAAGATCGCTAGTAAATTTGATAAGTAGGAGTTTTTTTGACTTATGCTTTCTGTTTTGCCGAATTTTATGGTGCCTccacattataatttttttaaagatatttgcttttaaataaataaataaataaataaaaaggactTTATTTTTGACTCGGCGAATTTCAGCAATGCTGCTTTTAACCGAGTACGTAAATGATCagtatacataataaataatgtttggaatacaaaaatataaaagattaccACTGTATCTAAATTCACaatcttaataaatataaagaaaaacagaaaaaaatatataggtaaatccaaaataatgaaatcataaaaaattaaatcatgaaTTTAACGAACTAAAccataaattataacaaatagcAACAATCCATGCATACAAAACAGTAATGGCAAGAAGTTCaatgtaatatctaattaaAAGACACAAGAAATAAGCAGTAAGATggaaaaaatcatgtaaaaaaagcattgttattaatctaataaagtctgtctgtacttttttttaaaagcttgtcTTTGCAAACCTATCAAGCTGGAtggtatttcatttaaaagtttGCTGGCCTGGTAGCTAAAACAACCTCTGAAAAGGCCTGTTTGGTATTTTGGTATTTCCAGTCGATTTCTGTACCATGTATTTAAGTTGTGTACAAAAGTTCTATATGATAGTTTGTCTATTAAATACTGAGGTATTTGTGTTGTTATGAGATTATTTAGAAAGGAAGCAAAATGCAACTTTTGTCGTTTTTCGATATTAAGCCGCTGTAGTTCTTTTACTTTGTGACTTATGTGATCCCTGattcttaaattgaaaattaatcgTGCACAAGAATTCTGTATCTTTTGCAATTTAAACTTTGTCCCACAATCAATGAAAGGTCCGTAAACATAGTTGCCATAATTGGTATGAGAGAGCACCAGT
Encoded proteins:
- the LOC126740585 gene encoding zinc finger protein 883-like isoform X1, translating into MDQEQDDTVTVKEEDNVDPTVLYSCEACDITFTCVEEHLAEFHEDEEVILETEEPESVDQEDDNEEEITENNGEDPHNSIGNSISHEENALQEPKPVLTKYVVNFGEAREISEEEACNLDKTVKVLEILSCSNCKLQFPNITHFNKHICSNISEFTKKNTAKLLEKHSCPNCSLQFSNITQLREHNCWNIEYENKVNTSNKQSKSITKKKKKTKKPVVEENKTVEVQKSKPNVPCRYQCALCMVDYASKSELKEHMKSHLIYDSSGLVSKSIITMSLHPCNICDIKFPTYKEMQLHEKMHLQQELELTYSTGGKQNNEKQTIRETFNCDICNKVYDKNYEEIHMKSHLDGIDNLCLICNKRFEPRENLEMHVKAHSKSSKLLCSYCKKTFPRYELLKQHVETQCQKRDFECSFCGRRFAKPTDKAIHERIHTGVKPHVCEVCGKSFRISYCLTLHMRTHTGNRPYACTFMACNKRFKSLSMLTNHQKTHSDVRNYKCPYCPKAFKTIVQLAGHKNSHTKPFSCKECNRPFSSLYAVRAHMETHKRNNNLKFECWICGASYARSFALKDHLNEAHPQETNTVETQDLQAVMQLDASTEEIQNPENVEEAMNQREEIQTVHIAEQTNVEEQGEYEIAEDEVGICNVQVITSEDSVLYVDETPKTNAMVAVEAEVKAEP
- the LOC126740585 gene encoding zinc finger protein 791-like isoform X2, which encodes MDQEQDDTVTVKEEDNVDPTVLYSCEACDITFTCVEEHLAEFHEDEEVILETEEPESVDQEDDNEEEITENNGEDPHNSIGNSISHEENALQEPKPVLTKYVVNFGEAREISEEEACNLDKTVKVLEILSCSNCKLQFPNITHFNKHICSNISEFTKKNTAKLLEKHSCPNCSLQFSNITQLREHNCWNIEYENKVNTSNKQSKSITKKKKKTKKPVVEENKTVEVQKSKPNVPCRYQCALCMVDYASKSELKEHMKSHLIYDSSGLVSKSIITMSLHPCNICDIKFPTYKEMQLHEKMHLQQELELTYSTGGKQNNEKQTIRETFNCDICNKVYDKNYEEIHMKSHLDGIDNLCLICNKRFEPRENLEMHVKAHSKSSKLLCSYCKKTFPRYELLKQHVETQCQKRDFECSFCGRRFAKPTDKAIHERIHTGVKPHVCEVCGKSFRISYCLTLHMRTHTGNRPYACTFMACNKRFKSLSMLTNHQKTHSDVRNYKCPYCPKAFKTIVQLAGHKNSHTKPFSCKECNRPFSSLYAVRAHMETHKRNNNLKFECWICGASYARSFALKDHLNEAHPQETNTETQDLQAVMQLDASTEEIQNPENVEEAMNQREEIQTVHIAEQTNVEEQGEYEIAEDEVGICNVQVITSEDSVLYVDETPKTNAMVAVEAEVKAEP
- the LOC126740585 gene encoding oocyte zinc finger protein XlCOF6-like isoform X3, with translation MDQEQDDTVTVKEEDNVDPTVLYSCEACDITFTCVEEHLAEFHEDEEVILETEEPESVDQEDDNEEEITENNGEDPHNSIGNSISHEENALQEPKPVLTKYVVNFGEAREISEEEACNLDKTVKVLEILSCSNCKLQFPNITHFNKHICSNISEFTKKNTAKLLEKHSCPNCSLQFSNITQLREHNCWNIEYENKVNTSNKQSKSITKKKKKTKKPVVEENKTVEVQKSKLELTYSTGGKQNNEKQTIRETFNCDICNKVYDKNYEEIHMKSHLDGIDNLCLICNKRFEPRENLEMHVKAHSKSSKLLCSYCKKTFPRYELLKQHVETQCQKRDFECSFCGRRFAKPTDKAIHERIHTGVKPHVCEVCGKSFRISYCLTLHMRTHTGNRPYACTFMACNKRFKSLSMLTNHQKTHSDVRNYKCPYCPKAFKTIVQLAGHKNSHTKPFSCKECNRPFSSLYAVRAHMETHKRNNNLKFECWICGASYARSFALKDHLNEAHPQETNTVETQDLQAVMQLDASTEEIQNPENVEEAMNQREEIQTVHIAEQTNVEEQGEYEIAEDEVGICNVQVITSEDSVLYVDETPKTNAMVAVEAEVKAEP